From one Candidatus Wallbacteria bacterium genomic stretch:
- a CDS encoding tetratricopeptide repeat protein gives MKQFRSVETDSLPELEGQLMATENPVEIATLLKKIAYTGVNRAAIILKTYLNHGDKRVRANAVEGLGYFNDPELAPFLLGYLERESDPRIKGNIIKILWKYGTGPIREELKKMLVSPNLSELKSGLHVSEQIDDSLTYELLTEASSETSRESRRLILESRRKLSSAPAKYIVFGSKVSKYTATILGLIFLYFAFGWLYRQIPDRGKKGEDINKVAVNQLHRTIAEALGHENYSLAIEYLDQLLRLTPVDRELKLKLAFCYYRLGSLDNAEAYYLESIKDFPREEAFHGLCRVYFKNGNLEKMLSLIIDYQKNFPKGSLREILEANKLLMEKGLEAAASYRETLTVPAEPLCQMALNDLDLEISAKSDLERKNNPSRYAVFLIKKGDYQGAIGVFRDLIDFDSRPTEAYFMLADCYLKIGSPEKARKILQQLLSQGYSRGRVYAKLAEAYLSSGDYGGAYYMCRQGITRGESPELHLLMARISSWFRADEQACQEVDRLLGVSTEPSVKFGGYLQQGAIFHRAGNLAACLCSLDRALKIKPDDPEVGIKMLSVRVEAGTEEIEDLILETDKLCRKDPANPELNNLLGILYYKMGKLEPAISCFKRIMEHEISDWKLVAMNNLGICHAKAGQLSEAEQILDLAFRTSSNPDVCCNLGRLYQQLGQNERARSRYFTALKSDPYHMQALLGLTGKTHKAGDEELSEKLREIFKTVLDRNRMAEPDFSDYLPIYGVE, from the coding sequence ATGAAACAGTTTAGATCAGTTGAGACTGATTCCCTGCCAGAACTTGAAGGGCAGTTGATGGCGACAGAAAATCCGGTTGAAATCGCGACTCTGTTGAAAAAGATCGCGTATACAGGGGTAAACAGAGCAGCAATTATTTTAAAAACCTATCTGAACCATGGTGATAAAAGGGTCAGAGCCAACGCGGTGGAAGGTTTAGGATATTTTAATGATCCAGAGCTTGCACCGTTTTTACTGGGATATCTGGAACGCGAATCCGATCCTAGAATCAAAGGAAACATTATTAAGATCCTGTGGAAATACGGAACAGGGCCGATTCGTGAAGAATTGAAAAAAATGCTGGTTTCTCCGAACTTGTCCGAATTAAAAAGTGGGCTTCATGTCAGTGAGCAAATTGACGATTCTCTGACTTACGAACTACTGACTGAAGCGAGTTCGGAAACATCCAGGGAGTCCCGCAGACTGATTCTGGAATCCCGCAGAAAACTGAGCAGTGCCCCTGCTAAATATATTGTTTTCGGATCAAAAGTGAGCAAATATACAGCAACCATTCTGGGATTAATTTTTTTGTACTTTGCCTTCGGATGGCTGTATCGGCAAATACCGGACAGAGGGAAAAAAGGCGAGGACATCAACAAGGTAGCTGTGAATCAGCTGCACAGAACTATCGCTGAAGCCCTAGGCCATGAAAACTATTCTCTGGCAATCGAATACTTGGATCAACTGTTAAGACTGACTCCTGTTGACAGAGAACTTAAATTAAAACTGGCTTTCTGTTACTATCGCTTGGGCAGCCTCGATAACGCGGAGGCATATTACCTGGAATCAATCAAAGACTTTCCGCGGGAGGAAGCCTTTCACGGGCTGTGCAGGGTTTATTTTAAAAACGGGAATCTGGAGAAGATGCTCAGCCTGATCATTGATTATCAGAAAAATTTCCCCAAAGGAAGTTTACGGGAGATTCTGGAAGCAAATAAATTGCTGATGGAAAAAGGGCTCGAAGCTGCAGCAAGTTACCGGGAAACATTGACTGTTCCCGCAGAACCACTTTGTCAGATGGCTCTGAATGACTTAGACCTGGAAATCTCAGCCAAGAGTGATTTGGAGCGGAAAAACAACCCATCCAGATACGCCGTTTTTCTGATCAAGAAGGGAGATTATCAGGGAGCGATTGGGGTTTTCAGAGATCTGATCGATTTCGACAGCAGACCCACAGAAGCCTATTTCATGCTTGCTGACTGCTATCTGAAGATCGGGAGTCCCGAGAAAGCCCGGAAGATTCTGCAACAACTTCTGTCCCAAGGTTATTCAAGAGGGAGGGTTTACGCCAAACTGGCAGAGGCATACCTGTCGTCTGGAGATTACGGGGGTGCATATTACATGTGCAGACAGGGAATTACACGTGGAGAATCTCCTGAATTGCATCTGCTAATGGCCAGGATTTCTTCCTGGTTCCGTGCGGATGAACAAGCCTGTCAGGAAGTGGACAGGCTGCTTGGAGTTTCCACCGAGCCTTCAGTAAAATTTGGCGGATATCTTCAACAGGGAGCTATTTTCCACAGGGCTGGTAATTTAGCGGCATGTCTTTGCAGCCTGGACAGAGCTTTGAAAATAAAACCGGATGACCCGGAGGTCGGGATTAAAATGCTTTCAGTCAGAGTGGAAGCTGGCACAGAGGAGATTGAAGATCTGATTCTGGAAACAGATAAATTATGCCGCAAGGATCCAGCAAACCCTGAATTGAATAACCTCCTGGGTATTCTATATTATAAAATGGGGAAACTTGAACCTGCGATCTCATGTTTTAAGCGGATTATGGAACATGAAATTTCCGACTGGAAGCTGGTAGCCATGAACAATCTTGGAATCTGTCATGCCAAAGCCGGACAGTTGAGTGAAGCCGAGCAGATACTGGATCTGGCTTTCAGAACAAGTTCAAACCCTGATGTGTGCTGCAACCTGGGGAGACTTTATCAGCAGCTGGGGCAGAATGAGCGTGCCAGATCAAGATATTTTACAGCATTGAAAAGTGACCCTTATCATATGCAGGCGCTTTTGGGATTGACCGGAAAGACTCACAAAGCCGGGGACGAAGAACTCTCTGAAAAGCTCAGAGAGATCTTTAAAACAGTTTTAGACCGGAACAGGATGGCCGAACCAGATTTTTCTGATTACCTGCCAATCTACGGGGTGGAATAA
- a CDS encoding NUDIX hydrolase, which translates to MIYQNPSLTVDGLIYDSRRLLLIKRKNEPFADCWALPGGFVDYGETVEHALRREMLEETSLRVSNIYLFGVFSDPDRDPRSHTASIIYLIPTDSLAQAKPADDAKETSLFPFKELPDLKLAFDHNKIISEFVKFLSDPALYLADRLPCPDGTRLRNGCL; encoded by the coding sequence ATGATCTATCAGAATCCCTCGCTGACAGTTGACGGTTTGATTTACGATTCCAGGCGGCTGTTGCTGATTAAAAGGAAAAACGAACCGTTTGCAGACTGCTGGGCCCTTCCTGGAGGATTCGTTGATTACGGTGAAACAGTGGAGCATGCCCTGCGCAGGGAAATGCTCGAAGAAACGTCTCTCAGGGTCAGCAATATATATCTGTTTGGGGTTTTTTCAGACCCGGATCGTGACCCCCGCAGCCATACTGCCAGTATTATCTATCTGATCCCGACCGATTCCCTTGCTCAAGCTAAGCCTGCAGATGACGCGAAGGAAACCTCTCTTTTTCCTTTCAAAGAACTGCCAGATCTGAAACTGGCCTTTGATCACAATAAAATAATCAGTGAGTTTGTAAAATTTTTATCTGATCCAGCGCTTTATCTAGCAGATAGACTACCATGTCCAGACGGTACCCGGCTTCGGAACGGATGTCTGTAA
- a CDS encoding transglutaminase-like domain-containing protein — translation MRTFLLFLFFAFTLHAEKFSYYRNGIKILDLTRDFREERYESRTCRLFILTFSEKKGEEESIHEDTYYEYTDSNLNPVAILKKSKINGELIENLEIKFQAGAAVFFLDGTEFRRSGVPENFYLKFTLPELYRENKITDYEVSEFDVFDEETCRVSRMTSRKLGDRFKQGALEEFAVNYCGREQNLFFNSSRELLTLLDSDLQLIIRRMDESSEPIAPLWVQPVCSLDCSAITDCEIEVGLIEAIAPLLVNGTLTEIKNQRTYLSALNHTGRLPKKISHTISTDEISVLAGQIVKGEENPELIIARISEFCRRLKVELETGVQFRFPADVIKSGTGTRLEVALLFNALLRAVGMEAQDCVGFIYTQGFFRQDFWGRLHLGKDVLDLNYSGLQEALYFPIWEGDLTGKSGLISDLSTLNWIKQSARITQYSRSGKLIHPLDNEPIHQRIGDSFISERLNFTFSLSNSEFTDQYGEFNEIRLQILGTEKSPVEIRVSTEPVGYCSNLQEALAHHVKVLEKESRDFQFGSSAIPAHLPNFIVMNYLIGRPTERKKVFEALRLGKDNLYKIRLDTEDSVDGERYFMDILKSFEEIKS, via the coding sequence TTGAGAACTTTTCTATTGTTTTTGTTTTTCGCCTTTACCCTTCATGCAGAAAAATTTTCCTATTACAGAAACGGAATCAAAATTCTGGATCTGACCAGGGATTTCCGCGAAGAGAGATATGAGAGCAGGACTTGCCGTCTTTTTATTCTGACATTCAGCGAAAAAAAGGGAGAGGAGGAATCAATTCACGAAGATACATACTATGAGTACACAGATTCCAACCTGAATCCTGTCGCAATTCTAAAAAAATCAAAAATCAATGGAGAATTGATTGAAAATCTTGAGATTAAATTCCAGGCTGGAGCGGCTGTTTTTTTCTTGGATGGAACAGAATTCAGAAGATCAGGAGTTCCTGAAAATTTTTATCTGAAATTTACGCTGCCCGAACTTTACCGTGAAAATAAAATTACTGATTATGAAGTCAGCGAGTTTGATGTCTTTGACGAAGAGACCTGCAGAGTTTCCAGGATGACTTCCAGAAAACTTGGAGACAGATTTAAGCAGGGAGCTTTGGAAGAATTTGCGGTTAATTATTGTGGAAGAGAGCAGAATCTTTTTTTTAACTCCAGCCGGGAACTGTTGACTCTGCTTGACTCTGATCTTCAGCTGATAATCCGAAGGATGGATGAGAGCAGCGAACCGATTGCACCGTTATGGGTTCAACCAGTCTGTTCACTGGATTGCTCAGCGATCACAGATTGTGAAATTGAAGTTGGACTTATCGAGGCCATTGCGCCGCTGCTTGTAAATGGAACTCTTACAGAAATTAAAAACCAGCGGACTTATCTTAGTGCTTTGAATCATACCGGCAGACTGCCCAAAAAGATCAGTCACACCATTAGTACGGACGAAATTTCTGTACTGGCCGGGCAGATCGTGAAGGGAGAAGAAAACCCCGAATTAATAATTGCCCGGATTTCCGAGTTTTGCAGAAGACTGAAAGTAGAACTGGAAACAGGGGTGCAATTCAGATTCCCGGCTGATGTAATCAAATCCGGCACTGGCACTCGACTGGAAGTTGCACTGCTGTTCAACGCTCTTCTCAGGGCAGTTGGCATGGAAGCCCAGGATTGCGTTGGATTTATATATACTCAGGGGTTTTTCCGCCAGGATTTCTGGGGTAGACTTCATCTGGGAAAAGATGTGCTGGATCTGAACTATTCCGGATTACAGGAAGCACTGTATTTTCCGATCTGGGAAGGAGATCTGACAGGCAAGTCCGGATTAATCTCAGATCTCTCAACATTGAACTGGATCAAGCAGTCAGCCAGGATCACACAGTACTCAAGGTCCGGCAAACTGATCCACCCTTTGGATAACGAACCGATCCATCAGCGGATCGGGGACAGTTTTATCTCAGAACGTTTGAATTTCACTTTTTCACTCAGCAATTCTGAATTCACAGATCAATACGGAGAGTTCAATGAAATAAGGCTTCAAATACTCGGCACAGAAAAAAGTCCTGTAGAAATCCGGGTCAGCACCGAACCTGTCGGATACTGCTCCAATCTGCAGGAAGCACTTGCGCACCACGTGAAAGTATTGGAAAAAGAATCGCGAGATTTTCAGTTTGGCAGTTCTGCTATTCCAGCACATCTTCCGAATTTCATAGTGATGAATTATCTGATCGGCAGGCCTACGGAAAGAAAAAAAGTGTTTGAAGCGCTGCGGCTTGGAAAGGATAACCTATACAAAATCAGATTGGATACAGAAGATTCAGTTGACGGGGAACGATATTTCATGGATATCCTGAAAAGTTTTGAGGAAATCAAGAGTTGA
- a CDS encoding FAD binding domain-containing protein codes for MKNRIYKPRDRKELLHLMETLDPYQIVNGGTDILVKLKEGKFFDSSLIDIHDLEFLQGIDSEESVLRIGGAVTLSEVARDLRIGRDHPELASACLAVGSPQIRNQGTLAGNVANSSPAGDTIPALLVNEARLSIDGIAGKREIELNAFFTGPGLNILQRGEYIEKIIIPAANGAGVFLKMGQRKALAIAKVSLAVRHDTLFRIALGAVYKTPVLARKTMDYLNNCATVGQAERAQAAEIIRTDCEPITDIRSEAGYRLDMVVYLLDKALDQIKILQTH; via the coding sequence TTGAAAAATCGAATCTACAAACCACGGGACAGAAAAGAACTTCTGCATCTGATGGAAACGCTGGACCCTTATCAGATTGTCAATGGCGGAACAGATATCCTGGTGAAGCTGAAAGAGGGAAAATTTTTCGATTCTTCGCTGATCGATATTCATGATCTTGAATTTCTGCAGGGAATTGATTCAGAAGAATCTGTGCTCCGGATCGGTGGTGCAGTTACGCTTTCAGAAGTTGCGCGAGACCTGCGGATCGGCAGGGATCATCCCGAACTGGCTTCTGCCTGTCTAGCTGTAGGTTCTCCTCAGATCAGGAATCAGGGTACACTCGCTGGAAATGTAGCCAATTCATCACCGGCCGGGGATACGATTCCAGCACTCCTTGTTAATGAAGCCAGGCTTTCCATAGATGGAATTGCCGGGAAGCGTGAAATTGAACTCAATGCTTTCTTTACTGGTCCGGGTCTGAACATACTGCAGAGAGGCGAATATATAGAAAAGATAATCATTCCAGCTGCAAACGGTGCAGGAGTGTTTCTGAAAATGGGGCAGAGAAAAGCTCTGGCAATCGCCAAAGTGTCTCTGGCGGTACGGCATGACACTTTGTTCAGGATCGCGCTCGGTGCTGTTTACAAGACTCCTGTCCTGGCCAGGAAAACAATGGACTATCTCAACAACTGTGCAACTGTCGGACAAGCTGAGCGTGCTCAGGCGGCAGAAATCATCCGGACAGATTGTGAACCGATTACAGACATCCGTTCCGAAGCCGGGTACCGTCTGGACATGGTAGTCTATCTGCTAGATAAAGCGCTGGATCAGATAAAAATTTTACAAACTCACTGA
- a CDS encoding (2Fe-2S)-binding protein: MKIGFKVNGKSYKLAGDECTTLLELLRDKLNLVGTKEGCGKGECGACTVLLDGRAVNSCLVPATQAQGKEIITVEGLEKNGVLHPLQRAFISEGAVQCGFCTPGMLISAYALLMEKKNPTEQEIKTALSGNLCRCTGYDKIVKAVIRAALEIGDEH; encoded by the coding sequence ATGAAAATCGGTTTTAAAGTCAATGGCAAGTCATATAAACTGGCAGGGGACGAGTGTACCACCCTGCTTGAACTTCTGCGTGATAAACTGAACCTGGTCGGCACAAAAGAAGGCTGCGGCAAGGGTGAATGCGGGGCCTGTACTGTTCTCCTGGATGGAAGAGCGGTAAATTCATGTCTGGTGCCTGCGACACAGGCTCAGGGAAAGGAAATCATCACTGTGGAGGGACTGGAAAAAAACGGAGTGTTACATCCGCTGCAGAGGGCTTTCATAAGTGAAGGAGCTGTACAATGTGGCTTCTGCACACCAGGAATGCTGATCTCAGCCTATGCCCTTTTAATGGAAAAAAAGAATCCTACAGAGCAGGAAATAAAGACAGCCCTGTCCGGAAACCTCTGCCGCTGCACAGGATACGATAAAATAGTCAAAGCAGTGATCCGTGCAGCTCTGGAAATTGGAGACGAGCATTGA